From the genome of Populus alba chromosome 10, ASM523922v2, whole genome shotgun sequence, one region includes:
- the LOC118061505 gene encoding uncharacterized protein — MQPSNSTGSNSNSTDNPENLKSPKSPSTEFNATATEKSHNHVEKRSANVDDELVLDVTGKSLEFDLLEKSDDSVEGLYLYKNAFSLVPKSVGGLRKLRTVKFFGNEVNLFPAEFGNLVGLECLQVKVSSPGLNGLNFSKFKGLKELELSKVPPRPSVLSILSEISGIKCLTKLSVCHFSIRYLPPEIGCLSNLEYLDLSFNKIKSLPNEITYLNALISLTVSNNKLVELPSSLSSLQRLESLDLSNNRLTSLGSLELTSMHSLQYLNLQNNRLLSCCQIPSWICCKLEGNGKDLSNDDFISSSVEMDVYEASFQDDGNNFSCNGSNLAASSIVTGPSSNSRCFATRRSSKRWKRRHYLQQKARQERLNNSRKWKGEGHAEALDLKESESFKLNNLDVCNFEICEEVISDIAGLDDDDGEKVELSGEAEVENLLISVEADKSSSKKGAESCSCDLGSINKSEEEVCCVQDESLGSLQGEAGSQDENPYAEKSKITYKSKRHYDRDLDNPKPCKCRRPTEDSSRLSRKYSNLSFCSIEDRLPDGFYDAGRDRPLMPLRNFEQILSLDSREVILLDREKDEQLDAIALSAQTLVYRLKRLNGSTKERNKVAVDNLQIASLLALFVSDHFGGSDRSGAVERTRKAVSGSNYRKPFVCTCSTGNNESISSAGKQTLETVDDIFFSDLCERSLRSIKARRGSIVIPLGSLQFGVCRHRALLMKYLCDRMDPPLPCELVRGYLDFTPHAWNVILSRRGGSLVRMVVDACRPHDIREETDLEYFSRYVPLSRTKVPPSTKSITSPDCSFPSLSTSDEIGKVGSSTLIRCKLESVEAAAKVRTLEVREASADEIRNFEYSCLGEVRVLGVLQHSCIVEMYGHQLSSKWIPSEDGNPERRILQSVILMEYVNGGSLKNYLEELSKTGEKHVPVEMALCIARDVACALAEIHSKDIIHRDIKSENILIDLDNKRADGMPLVKLCDFDRAVPLRSLLHTCCIAHRGIAPPDVCVGTPRWMAPEVLQAMDKRSTYGLKVDIWSYGCLLLELLTLQVPYSGLPELHIHELLQSGKRPPLTDELEALGSIDEHLVTQSGSDLEGAEAESETLRFLADLFCQCTKENPADRPTASDIYKLLLARTNIN, encoded by the exons ATGCAGCCTTCCAATTCCACCGGATCCAATTCGAATTCCACCGATAACCCCGAAAACCTTAAATCCCCGAAATCACCCTCCACTGAATTCAATGCCACCGCAACAGAAAAAAGTCACAATCATGTCGAAAAAAGAAGTGCTAACGTGGATGATGAGTTGGTTCTTGATGTTACAGGCAAAAGCTTGGAATTTGATTTACTAGAAAAATCTGATGATTCAGTTGAGGGTTTGTATTTGTATAAGAATGCCTTTAGTTTGGTGCCCAAGTCGGTGGGCGGGTTAAGGAAATTGAGGACGGTCAAGTTTTTTGGGAACGAAGTGAATTTGTTTCCGGCGGAGTTTGGGAATTTGGTGGGATTGGAGTGCTTGCAAGTCAAAGTATCATCGCCGGGGTTGAATGGCTTGAATTTTAGTAAATTCAAAGGGTTGAAAGAGCTTGAGCTCTCGAAAGTGCCGCCAAGACCTTCGGTTTTGTCGATTTTGAGTGAGATTTCTGGGATTAAGTGCTTGACAAAGCTCTCTGTGTGTCATTTCTCTATAAG ATATCTTCCTCCCGAAATTGGCTGCTTAAGTAACTTGGAGTACTTGGATCTTTCATTCAACAAGATAAAGAGTCTGCCAAATGAAATAACTTATTTAAATGCCTTGATATCATTAACAGTATCTAATAATAAGTTAGTTGAACTACCCTCAAGTTTGTCCTCATTGCAAAGATTGGAGAGTTTGGACCTGTCAAATAACAGGCTGACATCACTGGGGTCTCTTGAACTTACTTCAATGCATAGCCTCCAGTATTTAAATCTTCAG AACAATAGGCTACTCAGCTGTTGTCAAATACCTTCATGGATATGCTGCAAATTGGAAGGAAATGGAAAGGACTTGTCAAATGATGATTTCATTAGCTCTTCAGTTGAAATGGACGTGTACGAAGCCTCCTTTCAGGATGATGGcaataatttttcttgtaatg GTTCCAATCTTGCTGCATCAAGCATAGTGACTGGGCCTTCATCAAACAGCAGATGCTTTGCAACTCGGAGGTCCAGTAAGCGGTGGAAACGGCGACATTATTTGCAACAAAAAGCTCGTCAAGAACGATTAAACAACAGCAGGAAGTGGAAAGGTGAGGGCCATGCTGAAGCTTTGGATCTGAAGGAAAGTGAAAGTTTCAAATTGAACAATCTTGATGTTTGTAACTTCGAGATTTGTGAAGAGGTTATATCAGACATCGCAGGtctagatgatgatgatggcgaAAAAGTTGAACTTTCTGGAGAAGCTGAAGTCGAAAATCTTCTTATCAGTGTTGAAGCTGATAAAAGCAGCTCTAAAAAGGGTGCGGAAAGCTGCTCATGCGACCTTGGGTCTATAAATAAAAGTGAGGAAGAAGTATGTTGTGTGCAAGATGAATCTCTAGGCTCTTTACAGGGTGAAGCTGGTAGTCAGGATGAAAATCCATAtgcagaaaaatccaaaatcaccTACAAGTCAAAAAGGCATTATGATAGGGATCTTGATAATCCAAAACCATGTAAATGTCGGAGACCAACAGAAGATAGCTCAAGATTGTCTCGCAAATATAGCAACCTTTCTTTTTGCAGCATCGAGGACCGACTACCAGATGGCTTTTATGATGCAGGACGTGACCGACCTCTCATGCCACTGAGGAATTTTGAGCAAATCTTGTCTCTTGACTCACGCGAGGTCATTCTTTTGGACAG ggaGAAGGATGAACAGTTGGATGCAATAGCTCTCTCTGCTCAAACTTTGGTGTACCGTTTGAAGAGATTAAATGGTTCTACCAAGGAGAGGAATAAGGTTGCTGTTGATAACTTGCAGATTGCATCATTGCTTGCACTTTTTGTTTCTGATCATTTTGGGGGCAGTGATAGAAGTGGTGCTGTTGAAAGGACAAGAAAAGCAGTGTCTGGTTCAAACTACAGGAAGCCTTTTGTTTGCACATGCTCAACTGGAAATAATGAAAGTATCAGTTCTGCTGGTAAACAGACTTTGGAAACtgtagatgatatttttttctccgATCTCTGTGAGAGATCTTTGCGATCTATTAAAGCAAGACGAGGTTCCATTGTGATTCCTTTAGGGAGCTTGCAGTTTGGTGTTTGTAGACACAGAGCATTGCTAATGAAG TATCTATGTGACCGAATGGATCCTCCATTACCTTGTGAACTTGTCCGGGGTTACTTGGACTTCACGCCACATGCGTGGAATGTCATTCTCAGCAGGAGGGGTGGTTCATTGGTCCGGATGGTGGTGGATGCATGCCGTCCACATGATATTAGAGAAGAAACAGATCTGGAATACTTTTCCAG GTATGTTCCACTCAGTCGGACTAAAGTTCCCCCTTCAACCAAGAGCATTACCAGTCCTGATTGTTCATTTCCTTCTCTGTCAACATCTGATGAGATAGGAAAGGTGGGTTCCAGTACTCTTATTCGGTGCAAACTTGAATCGGTTGAAGCTGCAGCAAAG GTGCGTACTTTAGAGGTGCGTGAGGCTTCAGCAGATGAAATTAGGAATTTTGAATATAGTTGTCTCGGAGAAGTAAGAGTTTTAGGTGTGCTACAACACTCTTGCATAGTTGAAATGTACGGGCACCAGCTATCTTCAAAGTGGATTCCATCAGAAGATGGAAATCCAGAACGCCGCATATTACAGTCTGTTATTCTTATGGAGTATGTTAATGGGGGATCTTTAAAg AATTATTTAGAGGAGTTATCAAAAACTGGTGAGAAGCATGTACCAGTGGAGATGGCATTGTGTATAGCACGAGATGTTGCATGTGCATTGGCAGAGATTCACTCCAAAGATATAATTCATCGGGacataaaaagtgaaaatattttgattgatttggatAATAAGAGAGCTGATGGCATGCCTTTAGTGAAGCTCTGTGATTTTGACAGAGCTGTGCCACTCAGGTCTCTCTTGCATACGTGTTGTATTGCTCATAGAGGGATTGCACCTCCTGATGTTTGTGTTGGAACACCACGCTGGATGGCTCCAGAGGTTTTGCAGGCAATGGATAAACGCAGCACATATGGTCTG AAAGTGGATATTTGGTCATATGGATGCCTGCTTCTGGAATTGTTGACTTTACAGGTCCCATATTCTGGCTTACCTGAGCTACACATACACGAGCTTCTACAG TCAGGTAAACGACCACCACTAACTGATGAGCTAGAAGCATTGGGATCCATTGACGAGCATTTGGTGACTCAGTCTGGCTCAGATCTGGAGGGAGCTGAGGCTGAGTCCGAAACTCTGAGATTCCTTGCTGATTTATTCTGTCAATGCACCAAGGAAAATCCAGCTGATCGTCCTACAGCTTCAGACATTTACAAATTGTTGCTTGCACGCACAAACATTAACTAG
- the LOC118061507 gene encoding protein argonaute 10 — MPIRQMKESSEQHLVIKTHMQNSINQPQKHHKTAQNGKGPPQPLQESSNTKTQNQTSPPAKNRGRRRGRGGRKSDQGDVCMRPCSRPCTVVHKPVVNPIGDLQSTTSTGPIETGKNVCEMEMGPGFPTSSKSLSFARRPGFGQVGSKCIVKANHFFAELPDKDLNQYDVTITPEVASRNMNRAIMAELVRLYKESDLGMRLPAYDGRKSLYTAGKLPFAWKEFAIKLVDAEDGISGPKREREYRVVIKFVARANMYHLGQFLAGKHADAPQEALQILDIVLRELSTKRYCPVGRSFFSPDIRAPQRLGDGLESWCGFYQSIRPTQMGLSLNIDMASAAFIEPLPVIEFVAQLLGKDVLSRPLSDSDRVKIKKGLRGVKVEVTHRGSVRRKYRVSGLTSQPTRELVFPVDDNSTMKSVVEYFQEMYGFTIQHAHLPCLQVGNQKKANYLPMEACKIVEGQRYTKRLNERQITALLKVTCQRPRDRENDILQTVQNNAYDQDPYAKEFGIKISEKLASVEARILPAPWLKYHETGKEKDCLPQVGQWNMMNKKMINGMTVSRWACINFSRSVQESVARGFCNELAQMCQVSGMEFNSEPVIPIYNARPEHVEKALKHVIHASTNRTKGKELELLLAILPDNNGSLYGDLKRICETDLGLISQCCLSKHVFKISKQYLANVSLKINVKMGGRNTVLLDAISCRIPLVSDIPTIIFGADVTHPENGEDSSPSIAAVVASQDWPEVTKYAGLVCAQAHRQELIQDLYKTWQDPVRGTVSGGMIRDLLISFRKATGQKPLRIIFYRDGVSEGQFYQVLLYELDAIRKACASLEPNYQPPVTFIVVQKRHHTRLFANNHRDRTSTDKSGNILPGTVVDSKICHPTEFDFYLCSHAGIQGTSRPAHYHVLWDENNFTADGIQSLTNNLCYTYARCTRSVSVVPPAYYAHLAAFRARFYTEPVMQENGSAGSGAGHGAKGTRAGESGVRPLPALKENVKRVMFYC; from the exons ATGCCTATAAGGCAAATGAAAGAGAGCTCAGAGCAGCACTTAGTGATTAAAACTCACATGCAGAACTCCATAAACCAACCTCAAAAACACCACAAAACTGCTCAAAATGGCAAAGGACCACCACAACCACTCCAAGAAAGTTCCAACACTAAAACCCAAAACCAGACCTCACCTCCTGCAAAGAATAGAGGGAGAAGGAGAGGCAGAGGTGGTAGAAAGTCTGATCAAGGAGATGTATGTATGAGGCCTTGTTCAAGGCCTTGTACCGTAGTACATAAACCTGTTGTGAATCCAATTGGTGATCTCCAGTCAACTACTTCAACTGGGCCTATTGAGACTGGTAAAAATGTTTGTGAAATGGAGATGGGTCCGGGGTTCCCTACCTCAAGCAAGTCTTTGAGTTTCGCGCGCAGGCCTGGTTTTGGTCAAGTTGGTAGCAAGTGTATTGTTAAGGCCAACCATTTCTTTGCAGAGTTACCAGACAAGGACTTGAACCAGTATGAT GTTACTATAACTCCTGAAGTGGCATCAAGAAATATGAACAGAGCTATTATGGCAGAGCTCGTGAGGCTTTACAAAGAATCTGATTTAGGAATGCGACTGCCTGCTTATGATGGCAGAAAGAGCTTGTACACAGCTGGTAAACTTCCGTTTGCTTGGAAGGAGTTCGCTATTAAGCTTGTTGATGCAGAGGATGGTATCAGTGGTCCCAA gagagagagagaatacaGAGTGGTGATCAAGTTTGTTGCAAGGGCAAACATGTATCATTTGGGTCAATTCTTAGCTGGAAAACATGCTGATGCCCCGCAGGAAGCTCTACAGATTCTTGACATTGTACTGAGAGAGCTCTCTACAAAGAG GTATTGCCCTGTTGGAAGATCCTTTTTTTCACCCGATATAAGAGCACCACAGCGACTAGGTGATGGCTTGGAATCCTGGTGCGGATTTTACCAGAGTATAAGACCGACTCAAATGGGACTGTCCTTAAACATTG ATATGGCCTCGGCTGCATTCATTGAGCCTCTTCCTGTGATAGAGTTTGTCGCTCAGCTTCTAGGCAAAGATGTATTGTCAAGGCCATTGTCTGATTCTGATCGAGTGAAG ATTAAAAAAGGTCTAAGAGGAGTGAAAGTTGAAGTAACTCACAGAGGGAGTGTACGAAGAAAGTATCGTGTCTCGGGCTTGACATCTCAGCCTACAAGAGAACTTGT GTTTCCTGTTGATGATAACTCGACAATGAAGTCAGTTGTTGAATACTTCCAAGAGATGTATGGCTTCACCATTCAACATGCACATCTACCTTGCCTTCAGGTTGGAAACCAGAAGAAAGCAAATTATCTACCCATGGAG GCTTGCAAAATTGTGGAGGGGCAACGGTATACAAAACGGTTGAATGAGAGGCAAATTACTGCCCTTCTAAAAGTTACGTGTCAAAGACCCAGGGATCGGGAAAATGACATTTTGCAG ACTGTTCAGAATAATGCTTATGATCAAGACCCCTACGCGAAGGAGTTTGGGATCAAAATCAGTGAAAAGCTTGCTTCTGTTGAGGCTCGAATTCTCCCTGCCCCTTGG CTGAAATATCATGaaactggaaaagaaaaggattgctTGCCTCAAGTGGGGCAATGGAATATGATGAACAAG AAAATGATTAATGGAATGACTGTAAGCCGGTGGGCATGTATTAACTTCTCAAGGAGTGTGCAAGAGAGTGTTGCTCGTGGCTTTTGCAATGAACTTGCCCAAATGTGTCAAGTTTCTGGAATG GAGTTCAATTCAGAGCCTGTGATCCCTATCTACAATGCCAGGCCCGAGCATGTAGAGAAAGCTTTGAAGCACGTCATTCATGCATCCACAAACAGAACCAAAGGAAAAGAGCTAGAGCTTCTCTTAGCTATTCTACCTGACAACAATGGGTCCCTCTATG GTGATCTGAAGCGAATATGCGAAACTGATCTTGGTTTAATATCTCAATGCTGTCTCTCGAAACATGTGTTCAAGATCAGCAAGCAGTACTTGGCAAATGTGTCCCTCAAGATCAATGTAAAG ATGGGTGGTAGAAATACGGTCCTTTTAGATGCTATCAGCTGCAGAATACCTTTAGTTAGCGACATACCAACCATTATTTTTGGAGCAGATGTGACTCACCCAGAGAACGGAGAGGACTCAAGCCCCTCAATAGCTGCT GTGGTGGCTTCTCAGGACTGGCCTGAAGTAACAAAATATGCTGGACTAGTTTGTGCTCAAGCTCACAGACAGGAACTCATACAGGACTTGTACAAAACATGGCAAGATCCTGTTCGTGGTACTGTTAGCGGTGGCATGATCAG AGATCTTCTGATTTCTTTCAGGAAAGCAACTGGACAAAAGCCGCTAAGGATCATATTTTACAG GGATGGTGTTAGTGAAGGACAATTTTATCAAGTTCTGCTTTATGAGTTGGATGCGATTCGGAAG GCCTGTGCGTCTTTGGAGCCAAATTATCAGCCACCAGTAACTTTCATTGTTGTACAAAAACGTCACCACACTAGATTGTTTGCTAACAACCATAGGGACAGGACTAGCACAGACAAGAGTGGAAACATACTGCCTG GCACCGTGGTTGATTCTAAAATCTGTCATCCAACAGAGTTTGACTTCTATCTCTGTAGCCATGCTGGTATTCAG GGGACAAGTAGGCCAGCGCACTATCATGTTTTGTGGGATGAGAACAACTTCACAGCTGATGGAATCCAGTCTTTGACAAACAATCTCTGCTACACATATGCTAGGTGCACTCGCTCCGTTTCAGTAG TTCCTCCGGCATACTATGCACATTTAGCTGCTTTTCGTGCTCGATTTTACACGGAGCCAGTAATGCAGGAGAATGGCTCAGCAGGCAGTGGTGCCGGCCATGGTGCTAAGGGAACACGAGCAGGAGAATCTGGTGTCCGGCCACTGCCGGCCTTGAAAGAGAATGTAAAGAGAGTAATGTTTTATTGTTAG